From a single Macrobrachium rosenbergii isolate ZJJX-2024 chromosome 9, ASM4041242v1, whole genome shotgun sequence genomic region:
- the LOC136841412 gene encoding dentin sialophosphoprotein-like, with the protein MSSHAMQSSLRDVLGWVWQTVLSWLASITSRFDDHLCLERPTAEMVVKAADPEMAVENDAKVLVEGEGGARVEKTIDAVLYIEEDANVDQMTAESRTGGHSEESRQTAEHELVTSDDHNGSLNAGAGAEGGHSDPVANGASGGAAESSGEESAGDSADKENSPAEGEASDDSNEDIDDIFPFADSIFDFDPAPREPKNPRGPSDTHNKDSRNKDTRNKDTQNHYVNEDDPRVEGDAGREEEEDTSVTWMMKVGLTKESYERALSPQYCALDFRSAVPLEKEMVETALKQLRSLLPWLGLGLKKRKKDMWLCLHPEGNINFKMTYSDCSLWDVIANNSDEFFGYMEDKLLHSFMLMNTQPCSQCQAFVDGNPCANSETLCESPESSPTGLFSTTSGELSPEESSACCHTPGMSTTVEGATPGECSSTESRACCHAPSISTAVGINTAFEGDTPGEVSSAESSACCHAPGISTAVEGGTTGEVSSAESSACCHAPGINTAVESGTTGEPSHAESSGCCQAADINTPVEELQGHTAGESSSAESSVCCQAPGNNTAVEGETAGESSSTESSACCHAPGISTATENNTCRDKNAERDEIQSSATGSDSKCPSPTSVSSSTVDSADKVPFPAPDVSPSALGGEPPSQEASDCASETASSENAPVQESLKPTPDTNGVKGKSFPHNYRLVFAVPQPLATEKSFSAICDGFILKLSTLISESAKPGTKAPASSDSTSDVSEQSGEECDERTPESVQETENESADKDSDETPSQPNTPSDSNVCRVDSMSEEMANVLQLFSVVADVLVTDENGESNAASAESVPNNDVNKIDRNSPHVDRTVQADSSKNFMNKCKSERISFISGFASCVNAVISQTLVKSGFWKEDEDLENDLNVGYSISHYYNMDDLSDHEWRDHPDEEGDGNDDDDDGNNEGLLYSMCCRKPTVSLRGNPRTGLKGVWETARMVDQKRKEAELQSRNTLPQIIPLNLENLSVSDSQFPSIFQPESNFSITYITDSPARLDRRLENLELLSCHPIHPMIIFFRNTCITLRVQEGKLTFSFYHRQQFIPNSAAHEFADEVESAIVSSAKAS; encoded by the exons ATGTCGTCCCATGCCATGCAGTCATCCTTGCGAGATGTGCTCGGCTGGGTGTGGCAGACTGTCCTGTCGTGGCTGGCGTCGATAACGTCGAGGTTCGACGATCATCTTTGCCTCGAGAGACCGACGGCGGAGATGGTGGTCAAGGCAGCGGATCCAGAAATGGCCGTGGAGAACGACGCCAAGGTGCTAGTGGAAGGAGAAGGAGGTGCTCGAGTTGAGAAGACCATCGATGCAGTCTTGTACATCGAGGAAGACGCGAATGTAGACCAGATGACAGCAGAATCTCGAACTGGCGGCCATAGCGAGGAAAGCCGGCAAACTGCAGAGCATGAATTAGTTACTTCTGATGACCATAACGGCAGTTTAAATGCCGGCGCAGGTGCTGAAGGAGGTCACTCTGACCCCGTTGCGAACGGCGCCTCTGGTGGGGCTGCCGAGAGCAGCGGCGAGGAGTCTGCTGGTGATTCAGCAGATAAGGAAAATTCACCAGCTGAGGGCGAGGCATCAGATGACAGTAATGAAGATATCGATGATATCTTTCCTTTTGCCGATTCAATTTTTGACTTCGACCCTGCTCCGAGAGAACCCAAGAATCCTAGAGGTCCTTCAGACACCCACAACAAGGATTCCCGGAACAAGGACACCAGAAACAAGGACACCCAGAACCATTACGTGAACGAGGATGATCCCAGGGTTGAAGGAGACgcggggagggaggaggaagaggatacTTCCGTCACGTGGATGATGAAAGTAGGCCTGACGAAGGAGTCCTACGAGAGAGCTCTGTCCCCACAGTACTGTGCACTGGATTTCAGAAGTGCTGTTCCCCTTGAAAAGGAGATGGTGGAGACTGCATTAAAGCAACTGCGCAG tttattgcCTTGGTTGGGTCTTGGCTtaaagaaacggaaaaaagatATGTGGCTATGTTTGCACCCTGAAGGAAACATAAATTTTAAG ATGACCTACAGCGACTGCAGTCTTTGGGATGTGATCGCGAACAACAGCGACGAGTTTTTCGGTTACATGGAGGACAAGCTGTTGCATTCGTTCATGCTGATGAACACCCAGCCCTGCAGTCAGTGTCAGGCGTTCGTCGATGGCAATCCCTGTGCGAACTCTGAGACACTCTGCGAATCCCCAGAGAGTTCTCCCACTGGACTTTTTAGTACTACGTCTGGTGAACTCTCCCCTGAAGAATCTTCTGCTTGTTGCCATACCCCTGGCATGAGTACAACTGTTGAGGGTGCTACACCAGGtgaatgttcctctacagaatcccGTGCCTGTTGCCACGCCCCTAGCATCAGCACAGCAGTTGGTATCAATACAGCTTTTGAGGGTGATACACCAGGTGAAGTTTCCTCTGCAGAATCTTCTGCTTGTTGTCATGCCCCTGGCATCAGTACAGCTGTTGAGGGTGGTACAACAGGTGAAGTTTCCTCTGCAGAATCTTCTGCTTGTTGTCATGCCCCTGGCATCAACACAGCTGTTGAGAGTGGTACAACAGGTGAACCTTCCCATGCAGAATCTTCTGGCTGTTGCCAGGCCGCTGACATCAATACACCTGTTGAGGAACTTCAGGGTCATACAGCAGGTGaatcttcctctgcagaatcCTCTGTCTGTTGCCAGGCCCCTGGCAACAATACAGCTGTTGAGGGTGAAACAGCAGGTGAATCTTCCTCTACAGAATCTTCTGCCTGTTGCCATGCCCCTGGCATCAGTACAGCTACTGAGAATAACACTTGTCGAGATAAAAATGCAGAAAGGGATGAAATTCAGTCCAGTGCCACAGGTAGTGATAGCAAGTGCCCCTCTCCAACAAGTGTTTCTAGTTCCACCGTGGATAGTGCAGACAAAGTACCCTTCCCTGCACCAGACGTGTCACCTTCTGCGTTAGGAGGAGAACCTCCCAGTCAAGAGGCCAGTGACTGTGCCAGTGAGACTGCCAGCTCTGAAAATGCTCCAGTTCAAGAGAGCCTAAAACCGACGCCTGATACTAACGGTGTGAAAGGCAAATCGTTTCCTCATAATTATCGCTTAGTGTTTGCCGTTCCCCAGCCTCTAGCCACTGAAAAATCATTCAGCGCGATCTGTGATGGTTTTATCCTTAAATTAAGTACTTTGATATCCGAGTCTGCTAAGCCTGGCACTAAAGCTCCGGCTAGCAGTGATTCTACAAGTGATGTCAGTGAGCAAAGTGGGGAGGAGTGTGACGAAAGGACCCCAGAGTCAGTACAGGAGACTGAGAATGAATCAGCTGACAAGGACTCTGATGAAACGCCCTCCCAACCGAACACCCCATCCGACAGCAATGTCTGCCGAGTGGATTCGATGAGTGAAGAGATGGCAAACGTCTTGCAGCTATTCAGTGTCGTAGCAGATGTTTTAGTAACCGACGAAAACGGTGAAAGTAACGCCGCGAGTGCGGAGTCTGTACCCAACAACGACGTCAACAAAATTGACAGGAACAGTCCCCACGTAGACAGGACAGTTCAAGCTGACAGTTCGAAAAATTTCATGAACAAGTGCAAGTCTGAGCGGATATCATTCATAAGTGGGTTTGCCTCTTGCGTCAACGCAGTGATAAGTCAGACCTTGGTGAAGAGCGGGTTTTGGAAAGAAGACGAAGATTTAGAGAACGATTTGAATGTTGGCTACAGTATTTCCCATTACTACAACATGGATGATCTCTCTGACCACGAATGGCGTGATCATCCTGACGAAGAAGGTGACGGtaacgacgacgacgatgatggaAATAACGAAGGTCTACTTTATTCGATGTGTTGTAGAAAGCCAACGGTCAGTTTGCGCGGGAATCCAAGAACCGGACTGAAAGGAGTCTGGGAAACTGCGAGAATGGTTGACCAGAAACGCAAGGAGGCCGAGTTACAATCGAGGAACACCCTCCCTCAGATCATACCTCTCAATCTGGAAAACTTGAGCGTCAGTGACAGTCAATTCCCGTCCATTTTCCAGCCCGAGTCTAACTTCTCAATCACGTACATCACCGATTCTCCTGCGAGACTGGATCGTCGGCTGGAAAACTTGGAGTTGCTGTCTTGTCATCCTATTCACCCTATGATCATCTTCTTCAGGAATACTTGCATTACCTTGCGCGTTCAGGAAGGGAAACTGACGTTCTCCTTCTATCACAGGCAGCAGTTCATTCCTAATTCAGCTGCTCACGAGTTTGCTGACGAGGTTGAGTCTGCGATAGTTAGTTCTGCAAAGGCGTCGTAG